The Amycolatopsis methanolica 239 nucleotide sequence GCCCGCGTTCTGGCTCGCGGTGCTCCTGAAGCAGGCCGGCATCAACATCAACAACACCGTCGGCGACCAGGTCTTCTACACGATCGGCGCGAGTTCGATCTACGTGCAGGGCGGCTTCTGGGCGCACCTCGGCGACGTGCTGGGGCACATGATCCTGCCGACCATCTCGCTGGCGCTGATCTCCTACGCCTCCTGGAGCCGCTTCCAGCGCGGGTCGATGCTCGAGGTGCTCAACAGCGACTACGTGCGGCTCGCCCGCGCCAAGGGCCTGTCCCGCGGCGTCGTGATGCGGCGGCACGCGCTGCGCAACGCCCTCATCCCGCTGACCACCGTCACCGCGCTGGACCTCGCGTCCATCATCTCCGGAGCCGTCGTGACCGAGAAGGTGTTCCAGTGGCAGGGCGCGGGTACCTTCCTGCTGGACGCCATCGCCCAGAGCGACGTGTACGCCGTCGAGGCCTGGCTGCTGATCTCGGCGACCTTCGTCATCCTGTTCAACCTTGTCGCCGACCTGCTGTACGGCGTGCTCGACCCGAGGATCCGCCATGCCTGAGCCTTCGACCACCGAAACCACCGCGACGGCCCAGCTGCAGGACAGCCCCAAGGGCACCGTCGAGCGCGAGTTCACCGTCCAGGAGCGCGGCCAGTTCCAGCTGGTCCTGCGCCGGTTCCTGCAGCACCGGCTCGCCGTGGCGAGCCTGATCCTGCTGATCGTGATCGTGCTGCTGGCCTACGTCGGCGGCTGGCTCTGGAAGTACGGGCCCGAGGACATCACGCCGGACAACTCCGAGGCGCCGTCGCTGGCGCACCCGTTCGGCACCGACGCGGTCGGCAAGGACATGCTGGCCCAGGTGCTCCGCGGCACCCAGATCTCGCTGCAGATCTCCGTGCTGGTCGCGATCTTCTCCACGGTGGTCGGCACGATCTGGGGCGCGGTCGCCGGCTACTACCGCGGGTGGATCGACACGGTCCTGATGCGCATCGCCGACCTGGTGCTAACCCTGCCGCTGCTGGCCGTCGCCGCCGTCCTCGGCCACAACGCGGGTGGCAGCTGGTGGCTGATCGCAGTCGTGATCGCCGGCCTGTACTGGGCCTACGTGTCCCGTGTCGCGCGCGGTGTGGTGCTGTCGCTGCGGGAGAAGGAGTTCATCGAGGCGGCCCGCGCGCTCGGCGCCGGTGACGCGCGGATCATCTTCCGGCACCTGGTGCCCAACGCGCTCGGCTCGGTGATCGTGAACGCGACGATCCTGGTGTCCATCGGCATCCTGCTGGAGACCGCGCTGTCGTTCCTCGGCTTCGGTGTGCGACCGCCGGACACCTCGCTCGGCCTGCTGGTGAGCAGCGCGCAGACGGCGGTCGACACCCGCCCGTGGCTGTTCTACTTCCCGGGCCTGTTCATCATCCTGATCGCGCTGACGATCAACTTCATCGGGGACGGGCTCCGCGACGCGTTCGACCCCCAGCAGACGAAGGTGCGCGCATGACCTCGTTCGACTCCCAGACGACGGCCGACCCCGTCCTCTCGGTGGAGGACCTCACCGTCCAGTTCCCCAGCGACGACGGCCTGGTGCAGGCCGTGCGCGGTGTGAGCTACCAGCTCGGCCGCGGTGAGGTGCTGGGTGTCGTCGGTGAATCCGGCTCCGGCAAGTCGGTGACCTCGCTGGCGATCATGGGCCTGCTGCCCCGCTCGGCGCGCGTCGAGGGCACGATCAACTTCAAGGGCCGCAACCTGCTGGAGCTGTCCGAGAAGCAGATGACGCGCGTCCGCGGCAGCGGCATCGCGATGGTCTTCCAGGACCCGATGACGTCGCTGAACCCGGTCTACCCGGTGGGCGACCAGATCGCCGAGGCCATCACCGCGCACCACGACGTGCGCAAGGACGTGGCCCGCAAGCAGGCCGTGGAGCTGCTGGACCTGGTGCGCATCCCGAACCCGCAGCAGCGGGCCACGGAGTACCCGCACCAGCTCTCCGGCGGTATGCGGCAGCGCGTGGTGATCGCGATCGCGATCGCCAACCGGCCCGAGGTGATCATCGCCGACGAGCCGACGACCGCGCTGGACGTGACCGTGCAGGCGCAGGTGCTGGACGCGCTGCAGGCGGCGAAGCAGGAGACCGGCGCCGCGATGGTGCTGATCACCCACGACCTCGGCGTCATCGCCGGGCAGGCCGACCGGGTGCAGGTCATGTACGCGGGCAAGGTGGTCGAGGCAGGCACGGTCGATGACATCTTCTACACCCCGCGCATGCCCTACACGCTGGGCCTGCTCGGCAGCCTGCCGCGACTGGACATCAAGACCGACCGGCTCACCCCGATCGCGGGCTCGCCGCCCTCGGTGGTCAACATGCCGCCGGGCTGCCCGTTCAGCCCGCGCTGCCCGATGGCGCAGGACATCTGCGACCAGGAGGAGCCGGTGCTCGCGCCGACCACCGACGGTCTGCACAAGGCGGCCTGCCACTTCAGCGACCAGCTGGCCGGCCGCGAAGCCACTGATCTGTTCAACCCCACCTCGGTCGACGACGTCGACGCGGTGGCCGCGGTGACCCCCGGGGAGAAGACCGAATGAGCGAGAGCGCAGCCGGCGTGCTGCCCGAGCAGGACCAGCGGACCCCGGTGCTGTCGGCCCGCGACGTCGTCAAACACTTCCCGGTGCGCAGCGGCGGGCTGATCCGGCGCCAGATCGGCGAGGTCCAGGCCGTGTCCGGGGTGTCGTTCGACATCTACGAGCGGGAGACCCTGGCGCTCGTCGGCGAGTCGGGGTGCGGGAAGTCGACCACCGCGCGGGTGGTGCTGAACCTGCAGCCGGCCACCGCG carries:
- a CDS encoding ABC transporter permease, whose amino-acid sequence is MLAFALRRLLVSVPILILSTFVVFVMVSLSANPLSNLITRNPPPPPQTIAAETHRLHLDQPLMERYWNWITGIFRGDFGPSVNSTMDIGSEVISRFGVTFRLIFLAMVIALILAIVVGAVSAVKQYSKLDYTATFFGFLFLSMPAFWLAVLLKQAGININNTVGDQVFYTIGASSIYVQGGFWAHLGDVLGHMILPTISLALISYASWSRFQRGSMLEVLNSDYVRLARAKGLSRGVVMRRHALRNALIPLTTVTALDLASIISGAVVTEKVFQWQGAGTFLLDAIAQSDVYAVEAWLLISATFVILFNLVADLLYGVLDPRIRHA
- a CDS encoding ABC transporter ATP-binding protein; protein product: MTSFDSQTTADPVLSVEDLTVQFPSDDGLVQAVRGVSYQLGRGEVLGVVGESGSGKSVTSLAIMGLLPRSARVEGTINFKGRNLLELSEKQMTRVRGSGIAMVFQDPMTSLNPVYPVGDQIAEAITAHHDVRKDVARKQAVELLDLVRIPNPQQRATEYPHQLSGGMRQRVVIAIAIANRPEVIIADEPTTALDVTVQAQVLDALQAAKQETGAAMVLITHDLGVIAGQADRVQVMYAGKVVEAGTVDDIFYTPRMPYTLGLLGSLPRLDIKTDRLTPIAGSPPSVVNMPPGCPFSPRCPMAQDICDQEEPVLAPTTDGLHKAACHFSDQLAGREATDLFNPTSVDDVDAVAAVTPGEKTE
- a CDS encoding ABC transporter permease encodes the protein MPEPSTTETTATAQLQDSPKGTVEREFTVQERGQFQLVLRRFLQHRLAVASLILLIVIVLLAYVGGWLWKYGPEDITPDNSEAPSLAHPFGTDAVGKDMLAQVLRGTQISLQISVLVAIFSTVVGTIWGAVAGYYRGWIDTVLMRIADLVLTLPLLAVAAVLGHNAGGSWWLIAVVIAGLYWAYVSRVARGVVLSLREKEFIEAARALGAGDARIIFRHLVPNALGSVIVNATILVSIGILLETALSFLGFGVRPPDTSLGLLVSSAQTAVDTRPWLFYFPGLFIILIALTINFIGDGLRDAFDPQQTKVRA